Genomic DNA from Anaerolineales bacterium:
CGAAGCCTCCCCCCAGCGCGGCCGATGAACTCACGGTCAGATCCGTCCTGTTCGTGACCGCCGACCAGGCGGAGAGATCGCCGCTCTCGAATCCGTCGCCGAAGATCTGCTCAGGCGTGGCTGGCGGGGATGGAAGCGTGATCCCAAGATCGGGGCCGAGGGGATTTCCGGAGGTCGACGCGAAGGCGTCGAAGTAGTACGTACCGGACGTGCCGCTGTCCAGGCCGGTGACCGCGCCGAGATCGACCTTGTCCACCCGGCGGGTGTCGTTGTCGATGCCGCTGCCGCTGGCGGCGAGTTCCCCGTCCAGCCAGAGGGCCAGTGCCCCGTCCATCGCGCCCTCTGCCGATGACGCCTGCCAGATGGCCTCGATCAAATGGACGTCGTCGTAGATGCGGAACCACGGTGTGCTGTAAGCACCGCCGCTGTCCCAGGGTGCATAGCCGCGGATCTGATACTCCCCCTGGTAGGAACGCAGCTCGATCTGGAAGGCCGTCTTAGCGGCGAAATCCAGCGCCCTGAAGAGCACGTGGGAGTTGCCACTGGTCATGAGGATACTGTTCGGGTCGAAGTAGAACCGGGCTGCATACGACTTCAGGGAGACCGGGCTCCAATCGCTCACATAGCGCGGCGCCGTGTCGTCGACGATGGCCGCCAGACCGAACCCTCCGCCCAGCGCAGCCGATGAACCGACGGTCAGATCCGCCTCGTTCTTGACCGCCGACCAGGAAGTGAGATCGCCGCTCTCGAAGCCGTCGGCGAAGACCGCATCCGGGGTGGGTGGCGGCGAAGGCAGTGTGATTCCTGGGTCCGGGCCGAGGGGGATGCCCTGGGTCGATCCGAAGCTATCGAAATAGTAGATGCCGCTTGTGCCGCTGTCGATCCCGGCGACAGCGCCCAGGCGGACGGAATCCACCCGCAGCGCGTCGTTGTCGAGCCCATCACTGCTGGCGACTAGGTCTCCATCGAGCCACAACGCCAGCCAACCATCGGGGGCGACGTCGCCGGACGCCGCCCGCCAGACCACCTCGAGCAGATGCAGATCGTCGCTCAGGCGGAACCAGGAGGTATTGGTTGCACCGCCGCTATCGCCGAGCGCTTGCGCGCGGATCTGGTAGTCGCCCTGATAAGAACGCAGCTCGATCTGGTACACGGTTCGCGAAGCGGCATCCAGCGCCTTGAAGAGCAGGTGGGCATTGCCGCTGGCCATGGCGATGCCGTTGGGATCGAAGTAGAAGCGGGCGGCGTAGGCGCTCTCGTTGGCAGGCGTAGTGTCCACAACGTAGAGCGCGCGGTCGTCGTCGATGGCCGCCTGCAGGCCGTACGCGCCGCCGAGCGCTGCTCCCAATGAGACGGCGAGGTCGCCCTGATCGATCTGGGCGGAGGACCAGGCGGAGAGGTTGCCGGTTTCGAAGCCGTCAAGGAACAGCCCGGAAGGCGGGGGGGTGGGCGAAGGAGGGGGTGTGCCCTCCATCTCACGCGCGCCGATATCACACCGCGCCACCTGCGGGCGCAGGATGCCGCGCTGGTCGACCGGGTCGCAGGCGGCATCGGACGAGCCGGGAGCGAGCGGGCTGCCGGCCTCCAGCGCCGGGCTCCCCGGGAGCAGCGGGAAAGAGGCGGTATGCGCAGGATCCTCCTCGCGGGGCCCCAGGCCAGGATCCGCAGTGAGGATGTTGCCGGTCAGATCGCCGTCAAGCGTGCATGCATCCACTGCACTGAACAGGTTGTATCCGCGTGAGGTGATTGTGCCCAAGCAGTCGACGTAGGTGACGTGGGTGCTGTCGTCAACGCCGTTCCAGGCCAGGATCGAGTTGCTCAGCTGAACCGAGCTGGCGTCCACGTTGTAGATCCCGCCGGTCGTCGGCTCGGTGCTGCCGCCGGTCAGAGCGAGGTTGCCGAAGATGGTGGAGTTGTTGATTGTCAGGGATGCACCGCTGCTCGTCGGGCCATAGCCATTGTAGATCGCGCCCCCGACGGGTCCGGCGCGATTGTTCGAGATCGTGGAGTTGCGAATGACCAGAGTCCCGTGATTCTGGATGCCGGCGCCCGGCCCGGCCAGGGCATCGTTCTCGAGGATCGAACTGCTGTCGATCTCCAGGGTGCCGTCATTACGGACCCCGGCGCCGGAGTCGGTCGCCGTGTTGGACCCGATCAGGCTGTTGCGGATGACCATCTGACCGACGTTCATCAGGCCGGCGCCGTTGTGGGCCCGGTTGAACTGGAAGGATGAGCCTTGAATGACCACATTGCCGGAGTCGTTGCGCAGTCCGGCGCCGTTGGATCCCATGCCAATATCGGCGTTGACGACGTCCACGCCCTCCAGGCGAAAGGTCGCCCCCGGGTGGACATGAATGGCGCGGTCGCCCATCCCTGTTCCGCCGGCGTCGACACCGGTAAGGGTCATCCCCTGGCCGACGATCGTCAGCGTCCCGTAGATGTCCAGGTCCCCTGTGGTCGCCTGTTCCTCGAACAACCCCGGGATCGACAGACCGTAGACCTGTGGACCCAGTTCGATGCGGTCGGCCGTGGGAAGCGCATTGGTTTCCATCACGGCCGCGCGCAGCGTGCATTGACCCAGCGCAGTGGCACACACCCCGTCGCCGAGGTTGGAGTCGATTCCATCCTCGGTCGATTCGACGA
This window encodes:
- a CDS encoding right-handed parallel beta-helix repeat-containing protein; the protein is MNPRLVRAIFTIPMVLLPMVVLVPLPRAAAVSGGGFFVESTEDGIDSNLGDGVCATALGQCTLRAAVMETNALPTADRIELGPQVYGLSIPGLFEEQATTGDLDIYGTLTIVGQGMTLTGVDAGGTGMGDRAIHVHPGATFRLEGVDVVNADIGMGSNGAGLRNDSGNVVIQGSSFQFNRAHNGAGLMNVGQMVIRNSLIGSNTATDSGAGVRNDGTLEIDSSSILENDALAGPGAGIQNHGTLVIRNSTISNNRAGPVGGAIYNGYGPTSSGASLTINNSTIFGNLALTGGSTEPTTGGIYNVDASSVQLSNSILAWNGVDDSTHVTYVDCLGTITSRGYNLFSAVDACTLDGDLTGNILTADPGLGPREEDPAHTASFPLLPGSPALEAGSPLAPGSSDAACDPVDQRGILRPQVARCDIGAREMEGTPPPSPTPPPSGLFLDGFETGNLSAWSSAQIDQGDLAVSLGAALGGAYGLQAAIDDDRALYVVDTTPANESAYAARFYFDPNGIAMASGNAHLLFKALDAASRTVYQIELRSYQGDYQIRAQALGDSGGATNTSWFRLSDDLHLLEVVWRAASGDVAPDGWLALWLDGDLVASSDGLDNDALRVDSVRLGAVAGIDSGTSGIYYFDSFGSTQGIPLGPDPGITLPSPPPTPDAVFADGFESGDLTSWSAVKNEADLTVGSSAALGGGFGLAAIVDDTAPRYVSDWSPVSLKSYAARFYFDPNSILMTSGNSHVLFRALDFAAKTAFQIELRSYQGEYQIRGYAPWDSGGAYSTPWFRIYDDVHLIEAIWQASSAEGAMDGALALWLDGELAASGSGIDNDTRRVDKVDLGAVTGLDSGTSGTYYFDAFASTSGNPLGPDLGITLPSPPATPEQIFGDGFESGDLSAWSAVTNRTDLTVSSSAALGGGF